A DNA window from Brassica napus cultivar Da-Ae chromosome C1, Da-Ae, whole genome shotgun sequence contains the following coding sequences:
- the LOC106350753 gene encoding calcium-transporting ATPase 8, plasma membrane-type-like isoform X4: MKSPQRSSDDLEAGGDIPKSRNHSRRRGRGIFVAVDASIRFKSAMGCEKEIELGSHDQPTAKDVKLSQLEEQPVQDEFGIRLEELVSISCDGGLSVLKRFDGVSGLSPLLHTDLDKGICGTHEDIRRRRNKFGSNEYPLKKERNFWMFLGEASRSFTLIVLVLAALASLLLQIKTKTISHEWYDEAGIIVAVILVIFVTAISNYNQSLQFEKLNDEKRNICIEVTRNGRLVEVPIYDVVVGDIIPLKSGDQVPADGVLVSGYSLQIGEYETMGTNRTVHKDTDIDPILISGSKVEDGIGRMLVTSVGMNTQWRMPMACIPLYTGEETPLQVHLNRVVIAFGLISISVALVVFLIESCLCFMGRTKNTDGSPMFDAGKTTLDEKIDMVIKFIILGVTIIVVAVPEGLPLAVTLNIAYMTRKLLGEKVLVQKLSACEAMGSATTIVCHKTGILTLNQMEVVDVCAGRVRTHNLDTMAAELSPLLISLITEGIALNTNGSVYHPEGQSEPEVFGSATERAILNFGVKQLGMNFDEIKSKSTIFRVSPFNSRRKRRGVAVQLHDSQVRVHWKGAAKTILASCQWYMDKDNIAAMDQEKRFYFEKTIDEMSKEGLRCAALAYRKFTDGDIPESNLVLLAIIGIKDSCRPGISRAIQQCRNAGVKVCMVTGDDLLTAKAIAMQCGILRGTLDEPANTAILASEFASMSEADREEIAENIVVMGRSSPDENLLLLEALKKKGHVVAATGKGIRDAPSLRQANISLAMGIGGTAIVKECSDIIILEDNFTSIVKVIQWGRFLYTNAQRFLQFRLTVNASALIICVVVAVHSHEIPLNVAQLLWINLLTFTFGAWALASEPPMDNLMRRPPVRKGGAKRITWFCSYLCEFLKWMERKKSKKFPISRSRTKEPFITKLMWAKFVAQVSFQVSALLYLNFRGESILKLENKSLDQANKVKNTVIFNCFVFCQVFNEVECRTSYQGNTFSGILKNHLFLGTILLNVILQIIVIECLGIFFYTARLNLKQWLISIGIGFFSQVIGRFPFQAFPYLRNEDHI, from the exons ATGAAATCACCTCAGCGCAGTTCTGATGATTTGGAAGCCGGCGGCGATATTCCCAAGTCCCGGAACCACTCTCGCCGCCGCGGCAGA GGTATTTTTGTTGCGGTTGATGCTTCTATACGTTTTAAGTCTGCTATGGGTTGCGAAAAGGAAATTGAGCTCGGATCTCATGATCAACCTACTGCAAAG GATGTTAAACTATCTCAGTTAGAGGAACAACCAGTACAAG ATGAATTTGGTATCAGATTGGAGGAACTTGTTTCTATATCCTGTGATGGTGGTCTAAGTGTTTTAAAGCGATTTGATGGG GTTAGCGGATTATCACCTCTGTTGCACACCGATCTAGACAAGGGTATCTGTGGTACTCATGAAGACATACGGAGACGAAGGAACAAATTTGGATCCAACGAATATCCTTTGAAGAAAGAAAGGAACTTTTGG ATGTTTCTCGGGGAAGCAAGCAGAAGTTTTACTTTGATCGTCTTGGTTCTTGCTGCACTGGCTTCTCTGCTGCTGCAAATAAAAACTAAG ACTATCAGTCATGAATGGTATGACGAAGCTGGCATCATTGTTGCAGTTATCCTTGTCatctttgtgacag CTATCAGTAATTACAACCAGTCTCTTCAGTTTGAAAAGTTGAATGATGAGAAGAGAAATATATGTATCGAG GTTACTAGAAATGGAAGACTGGTCGAAGTTCCGATTTATGATGTAGTTGTTGGCGATATTATACCTCTTAAAAGTGGTGACCAG GTGCCTGCAGATGGTGTCTTAGTTTCTGGGTACTCGCTTCAGATAGGTGAATATGAAACCATGGGAACTAACAGAACG GTTCACAAAGATACAGATATAGACCCAATTCTAATATCCGGATCTAAAGTGGAAGATGGCATCGGTAGAATGCTG GTTACTAGTGTCGGGATGAACACCCAATGGAGGATGCCGATGGCTTGTATTCCACTATATACTGGTGAAGAGACACCGTTGCAG GTGCACCTGAACCGAGTTGTTATTGCGTTTGGCCTAATCAGTATCTCGGTTGCTTTGGTTGTTTTTCTTATCGAGTCATGCCT ATGCTTCATGGGCCGAACCAAAAATACAGATGGTAGTCCGATGTTTGATGCTGGGAAAACTACGTTGGATGAAAAAATAGACATGGTgattaagtttataattttggGG GTTACCATTATAGTCGTGGCCGTGCCTGAAGGACTTCCATTGGCTGTTACTTTGAA CATTGCCTATATGACGAGAAAACTTCTAGGAGAGAAGGTTTTG GTGCAAAAGCTCTCTGCCTGTGAAGCAATGGGGTCTGCAACAACTATTGTATGCCACAAGACCGGGATTTTAACCTTAAATCAG ATGGAGGTTGTTGATGTTTGTGCCGGACGAGTAAGAACGCATAATTTGGATACTATGGCAGCAGAGTTGTCTCCCCTTCTAATCTCGTTGATCACCGAAGGAATTGCCCTGAACACGAATGGGAGTGTATATCATCCTGAG GGACAGTCTGAACCAGAGGTCTTTGGATCAGCAACAGAACGTGCCATTCTTAATTTCGGTGTCAAG CAGTTAGGAATGAATTTTGACGAAATAAAGTCAAAATCAACAATTTTTCGCGTTTCACCTTTCAATTCAAGGAGAAAACGTAGAGGTGTTGCAGTCCAATTG CATGATTCTCAAGTCCGTGTTCATTGGAAAGGTGCTGCCAAGACTATTCTAGCTTCTTGCCAGTGGTACATGGACAAGGACAACATAGCAGCTATGGACCAAGAAAAA aggttttattttgaaaaaaccaTTGATGAAATGTCCAAAGAAGGATTGCGCTGTGCTGCCCTTGCCTACCGAAAATTTACTGACGGAGACATACCTGAAAGCAACCTCGTTCTATTGGCTATCATTGGTATAAAG GATTCTTGTCGGCCAGGCATAAGTCGGGCAATCCAACAATGTCGTAATGCTGGAGTAAAG GTGTGCATGGTGACAGGCGACGACCTTCTGACTGCCAAAGCAATAGCGATGCAGTGCGGGATACTGAGAGGAACCTTAGACGAGCCTGCGAATACAGCAATCTTAGCAAGCGAATTTGCTTCGATGTCAGAAGCAGACAGAGAAGAAATTGCTGAAAATATTGTA GTGATGGGTCGATCTTCTCCTGATGAAAACCTTCTTCTACTTGAAGCACTGAAAAAGAAGGGACACGTGGTTGCAGCAACTGGAAAGGGAATCCGTGATGCTCCGAGCCTGCGCCAG GCGAATATCAGTCTTGCAATGGGCATTGGGGGGACTGCAATTGTTAAAGAATGCTCTGATATCATTATATTGGAGGACAATTTTACTTCGATTGTCAAG GTCATCCAATGGGGACGTTTTTTATACACAAATGCTCAAAGATTTCTCCAGTTCCGGCTAACTGTCAACGCATCAGCTCTAATTATATGTGTTGTTGTGGCGGTTCATTCTCATGAAATTCCCCTAAACGTTGCGCAG CTTCTGTGGATTAATCTTCTCACTTTTACTTTTGGAGCATGGGCCTTGGCATCAGAACCACCAATGGACAACTTAATGCGAAGGCCTCCGGTTCGTAAAGG TGGAGCCAAGAGGATAACTTGGTTTTGCTCCTACTTATGTGAATTTCTGAAGTGGATGGAGAGAAAGAAGTCCAAGAAATTCCCTATAAGTAGGAGCAGAACCAA AGAACCCTTTATAACCAAACTCATGTGGGCGAAGTTTGTTGCACAG GTTTCTTTCCAAGTGAGTGCATTGCTTTACCTAAACTTTCGTGGAGAGAGTATACTAAAACTGGAGAACAAAAGTCTAGATCAAGCTAACAAAGTCAAGAACACAGTTATATTCAATTGCTTTGTCTTCTGCCAA GTATTTAACGAGGTTGAATGTCGAACTTCATACCAAGGAAATACATTCAGCGGGATCCTAAAGAACCATTTGTTCCTTGGAACAATTCTTTTAAATGTTATACTTCAG ATAATCGTGATAGAATGCCTTGGCATATTCTTTTACACAGCCAGGCTTAACTTGAAGCAGTGGCTGATCTCGATTGGAATCGGTTTTTTCAG TCAAGTCATTGGTCGTTTTCCTTTCCAAGCATTTCCTTACCTCCGGAACGAAGATCATATATAA
- the LOC106350753 gene encoding calcium-transporting ATPase 8, plasma membrane-type-like isoform X1 produces the protein MKSPQRSSDDLEAGGDIPKSRNHSRRRGRGIFVAVDASIRFKSAMGCEKEIELGSHDQPTAKDVKLSQLEEQPVQVEIELPASYPDEFGIRLEELVSISCDGGLSVLKRFDGVSGLSPLLHTDLDKGICGTHEDIRRRRNKFGSNEYPLKKERNFWMFLGEASRSFTLIVLVLAALASLLLQIKTKTISHEWYDEAGIIVAVILVIFVTAISNYNQSLQFEKLNDEKRNICIEVTRNGRLVEVPIYDVVVGDIIPLKSGDQVPADGVLVSGYSLQIGEYETMGTNRTVHKDTDIDPILISGSKVEDGIGRMLVTSVGMNTQWRMPMACIPLYTGEETPLQVHLNRVVIAFGLISISVALVVFLIESCLCFMGRTKNTDGSPMFDAGKTTLDEKIDMVIKFIILGVTIIVVAVPEGLPLAVTLNIAYMTRKLLGEKVLVQKLSACEAMGSATTIVCHKTGILTLNQMEVVDVCAGRVRTHNLDTMAAELSPLLISLITEGIALNTNGSVYHPEGQSEPEVFGSATERAILNFGVKQLGMNFDEIKSKSTIFRVSPFNSRRKRRGVAVQLHDSQVRVHWKGAAKTILASCQWYMDKDNIAAMDQEKRFYFEKTIDEMSKEGLRCAALAYRKFTDGDIPESNLVLLAIIGIKDSCRPGISRAIQQCRNAGVKVCMVTGDDLLTAKAIAMQCGILRGTLDEPANTAILASEFASMSEADREEIAENIVVMGRSSPDENLLLLEALKKKGHVVAATGKGIRDAPSLRQANISLAMGIGGTAIVKECSDIIILEDNFTSIVKVIQWGRFLYTNAQRFLQFRLTVNASALIICVVVAVHSHEIPLNVAQLLWINLLTFTFGAWALASEPPMDNLMRRPPVRKGGAKRITWFCSYLCEFLKWMERKKSKKFPISRSRTKEPFITKLMWAKFVAQVSFQVSALLYLNFRGESILKLENKSLDQANKVKNTVIFNCFVFCQVFNEVECRTSYQGNTFSGILKNHLFLGTILLNVILQIIVIECLGIFFYTARLNLKQWLISIGIGFFSQVIGRFPFQAFPYLRNEDHI, from the exons ATGAAATCACCTCAGCGCAGTTCTGATGATTTGGAAGCCGGCGGCGATATTCCCAAGTCCCGGAACCACTCTCGCCGCCGCGGCAGA GGTATTTTTGTTGCGGTTGATGCTTCTATACGTTTTAAGTCTGCTATGGGTTGCGAAAAGGAAATTGAGCTCGGATCTCATGATCAACCTACTGCAAAG GATGTTAAACTATCTCAGTTAGAGGAACAACCAGTACAAG TTGAAATTGAACTCCCAGCCTCGTATCCAGATGAATTTGGTATCAGATTGGAGGAACTTGTTTCTATATCCTGTGATGGTGGTCTAAGTGTTTTAAAGCGATTTGATGGG GTTAGCGGATTATCACCTCTGTTGCACACCGATCTAGACAAGGGTATCTGTGGTACTCATGAAGACATACGGAGACGAAGGAACAAATTTGGATCCAACGAATATCCTTTGAAGAAAGAAAGGAACTTTTGG ATGTTTCTCGGGGAAGCAAGCAGAAGTTTTACTTTGATCGTCTTGGTTCTTGCTGCACTGGCTTCTCTGCTGCTGCAAATAAAAACTAAG ACTATCAGTCATGAATGGTATGACGAAGCTGGCATCATTGTTGCAGTTATCCTTGTCatctttgtgacag CTATCAGTAATTACAACCAGTCTCTTCAGTTTGAAAAGTTGAATGATGAGAAGAGAAATATATGTATCGAG GTTACTAGAAATGGAAGACTGGTCGAAGTTCCGATTTATGATGTAGTTGTTGGCGATATTATACCTCTTAAAAGTGGTGACCAG GTGCCTGCAGATGGTGTCTTAGTTTCTGGGTACTCGCTTCAGATAGGTGAATATGAAACCATGGGAACTAACAGAACG GTTCACAAAGATACAGATATAGACCCAATTCTAATATCCGGATCTAAAGTGGAAGATGGCATCGGTAGAATGCTG GTTACTAGTGTCGGGATGAACACCCAATGGAGGATGCCGATGGCTTGTATTCCACTATATACTGGTGAAGAGACACCGTTGCAG GTGCACCTGAACCGAGTTGTTATTGCGTTTGGCCTAATCAGTATCTCGGTTGCTTTGGTTGTTTTTCTTATCGAGTCATGCCT ATGCTTCATGGGCCGAACCAAAAATACAGATGGTAGTCCGATGTTTGATGCTGGGAAAACTACGTTGGATGAAAAAATAGACATGGTgattaagtttataattttggGG GTTACCATTATAGTCGTGGCCGTGCCTGAAGGACTTCCATTGGCTGTTACTTTGAA CATTGCCTATATGACGAGAAAACTTCTAGGAGAGAAGGTTTTG GTGCAAAAGCTCTCTGCCTGTGAAGCAATGGGGTCTGCAACAACTATTGTATGCCACAAGACCGGGATTTTAACCTTAAATCAG ATGGAGGTTGTTGATGTTTGTGCCGGACGAGTAAGAACGCATAATTTGGATACTATGGCAGCAGAGTTGTCTCCCCTTCTAATCTCGTTGATCACCGAAGGAATTGCCCTGAACACGAATGGGAGTGTATATCATCCTGAG GGACAGTCTGAACCAGAGGTCTTTGGATCAGCAACAGAACGTGCCATTCTTAATTTCGGTGTCAAG CAGTTAGGAATGAATTTTGACGAAATAAAGTCAAAATCAACAATTTTTCGCGTTTCACCTTTCAATTCAAGGAGAAAACGTAGAGGTGTTGCAGTCCAATTG CATGATTCTCAAGTCCGTGTTCATTGGAAAGGTGCTGCCAAGACTATTCTAGCTTCTTGCCAGTGGTACATGGACAAGGACAACATAGCAGCTATGGACCAAGAAAAA aggttttattttgaaaaaaccaTTGATGAAATGTCCAAAGAAGGATTGCGCTGTGCTGCCCTTGCCTACCGAAAATTTACTGACGGAGACATACCTGAAAGCAACCTCGTTCTATTGGCTATCATTGGTATAAAG GATTCTTGTCGGCCAGGCATAAGTCGGGCAATCCAACAATGTCGTAATGCTGGAGTAAAG GTGTGCATGGTGACAGGCGACGACCTTCTGACTGCCAAAGCAATAGCGATGCAGTGCGGGATACTGAGAGGAACCTTAGACGAGCCTGCGAATACAGCAATCTTAGCAAGCGAATTTGCTTCGATGTCAGAAGCAGACAGAGAAGAAATTGCTGAAAATATTGTA GTGATGGGTCGATCTTCTCCTGATGAAAACCTTCTTCTACTTGAAGCACTGAAAAAGAAGGGACACGTGGTTGCAGCAACTGGAAAGGGAATCCGTGATGCTCCGAGCCTGCGCCAG GCGAATATCAGTCTTGCAATGGGCATTGGGGGGACTGCAATTGTTAAAGAATGCTCTGATATCATTATATTGGAGGACAATTTTACTTCGATTGTCAAG GTCATCCAATGGGGACGTTTTTTATACACAAATGCTCAAAGATTTCTCCAGTTCCGGCTAACTGTCAACGCATCAGCTCTAATTATATGTGTTGTTGTGGCGGTTCATTCTCATGAAATTCCCCTAAACGTTGCGCAG CTTCTGTGGATTAATCTTCTCACTTTTACTTTTGGAGCATGGGCCTTGGCATCAGAACCACCAATGGACAACTTAATGCGAAGGCCTCCGGTTCGTAAAGG TGGAGCCAAGAGGATAACTTGGTTTTGCTCCTACTTATGTGAATTTCTGAAGTGGATGGAGAGAAAGAAGTCCAAGAAATTCCCTATAAGTAGGAGCAGAACCAA AGAACCCTTTATAACCAAACTCATGTGGGCGAAGTTTGTTGCACAG GTTTCTTTCCAAGTGAGTGCATTGCTTTACCTAAACTTTCGTGGAGAGAGTATACTAAAACTGGAGAACAAAAGTCTAGATCAAGCTAACAAAGTCAAGAACACAGTTATATTCAATTGCTTTGTCTTCTGCCAA GTATTTAACGAGGTTGAATGTCGAACTTCATACCAAGGAAATACATTCAGCGGGATCCTAAAGAACCATTTGTTCCTTGGAACAATTCTTTTAAATGTTATACTTCAG ATAATCGTGATAGAATGCCTTGGCATATTCTTTTACACAGCCAGGCTTAACTTGAAGCAGTGGCTGATCTCGATTGGAATCGGTTTTTTCAG TCAAGTCATTGGTCGTTTTCCTTTCCAAGCATTTCCTTACCTCCGGAACGAAGATCATATATAA
- the LOC106350753 gene encoding calcium-transporting ATPase 8, plasma membrane-type-like isoform X2 produces MKSPQRSSDDLEAGGDIPKSRNHSRRRGRGIFVAVDASIRFKSAMGCEKEIELGSHDQPTAKDVKLSQLEEQPVQVEIELPASYPDEFGIRLEELVSISCDGGLSVLKRFDGVSGLSPLLHTDLDKGICGTHEDIRRRRNKFGSNEYPLKKERNFWMFLGEASRSFTLIVLVLAALASLLLQIKTKTISHEWYDEAGIIVAVILVIFVTAISNYNQSLQFEKLNDEKRNICIEVTRNGRLVEVPIYDVVVGDIIPLKSGDQVPADGVLVSGYSLQIGEYETMGTNRTVHKDTDIDPILISGSKVEDGIGRMLVTSVGMNTQWRMPMACIPLYTGEETPLQVHLNRVVIAFGLISISVALVVFLIESCLCFMGRTKNTDGSPMFDAGKTTLDEKIDMVIKFIILGVTIIVVAVPEGLPLAVTLNIAYMTRKLLGEKVLVQKLSACEAMGSATTIVCHKTGILTLNQMEVVDVCAGRVRTHNLDTMAAELSPLLISLITEGIALNTNGSVYHPEGQSEPEVFGSATERAILNFGVKLGMNFDEIKSKSTIFRVSPFNSRRKRRGVAVQLHDSQVRVHWKGAAKTILASCQWYMDKDNIAAMDQEKRFYFEKTIDEMSKEGLRCAALAYRKFTDGDIPESNLVLLAIIGIKDSCRPGISRAIQQCRNAGVKVCMVTGDDLLTAKAIAMQCGILRGTLDEPANTAILASEFASMSEADREEIAENIVVMGRSSPDENLLLLEALKKKGHVVAATGKGIRDAPSLRQANISLAMGIGGTAIVKECSDIIILEDNFTSIVKVIQWGRFLYTNAQRFLQFRLTVNASALIICVVVAVHSHEIPLNVAQLLWINLLTFTFGAWALASEPPMDNLMRRPPVRKGGAKRITWFCSYLCEFLKWMERKKSKKFPISRSRTKEPFITKLMWAKFVAQVSFQVSALLYLNFRGESILKLENKSLDQANKVKNTVIFNCFVFCQVFNEVECRTSYQGNTFSGILKNHLFLGTILLNVILQIIVIECLGIFFYTARLNLKQWLISIGIGFFSQVIGRFPFQAFPYLRNEDHI; encoded by the exons ATGAAATCACCTCAGCGCAGTTCTGATGATTTGGAAGCCGGCGGCGATATTCCCAAGTCCCGGAACCACTCTCGCCGCCGCGGCAGA GGTATTTTTGTTGCGGTTGATGCTTCTATACGTTTTAAGTCTGCTATGGGTTGCGAAAAGGAAATTGAGCTCGGATCTCATGATCAACCTACTGCAAAG GATGTTAAACTATCTCAGTTAGAGGAACAACCAGTACAAG TTGAAATTGAACTCCCAGCCTCGTATCCAGATGAATTTGGTATCAGATTGGAGGAACTTGTTTCTATATCCTGTGATGGTGGTCTAAGTGTTTTAAAGCGATTTGATGGG GTTAGCGGATTATCACCTCTGTTGCACACCGATCTAGACAAGGGTATCTGTGGTACTCATGAAGACATACGGAGACGAAGGAACAAATTTGGATCCAACGAATATCCTTTGAAGAAAGAAAGGAACTTTTGG ATGTTTCTCGGGGAAGCAAGCAGAAGTTTTACTTTGATCGTCTTGGTTCTTGCTGCACTGGCTTCTCTGCTGCTGCAAATAAAAACTAAG ACTATCAGTCATGAATGGTATGACGAAGCTGGCATCATTGTTGCAGTTATCCTTGTCatctttgtgacag CTATCAGTAATTACAACCAGTCTCTTCAGTTTGAAAAGTTGAATGATGAGAAGAGAAATATATGTATCGAG GTTACTAGAAATGGAAGACTGGTCGAAGTTCCGATTTATGATGTAGTTGTTGGCGATATTATACCTCTTAAAAGTGGTGACCAG GTGCCTGCAGATGGTGTCTTAGTTTCTGGGTACTCGCTTCAGATAGGTGAATATGAAACCATGGGAACTAACAGAACG GTTCACAAAGATACAGATATAGACCCAATTCTAATATCCGGATCTAAAGTGGAAGATGGCATCGGTAGAATGCTG GTTACTAGTGTCGGGATGAACACCCAATGGAGGATGCCGATGGCTTGTATTCCACTATATACTGGTGAAGAGACACCGTTGCAG GTGCACCTGAACCGAGTTGTTATTGCGTTTGGCCTAATCAGTATCTCGGTTGCTTTGGTTGTTTTTCTTATCGAGTCATGCCT ATGCTTCATGGGCCGAACCAAAAATACAGATGGTAGTCCGATGTTTGATGCTGGGAAAACTACGTTGGATGAAAAAATAGACATGGTgattaagtttataattttggGG GTTACCATTATAGTCGTGGCCGTGCCTGAAGGACTTCCATTGGCTGTTACTTTGAA CATTGCCTATATGACGAGAAAACTTCTAGGAGAGAAGGTTTTG GTGCAAAAGCTCTCTGCCTGTGAAGCAATGGGGTCTGCAACAACTATTGTATGCCACAAGACCGGGATTTTAACCTTAAATCAG ATGGAGGTTGTTGATGTTTGTGCCGGACGAGTAAGAACGCATAATTTGGATACTATGGCAGCAGAGTTGTCTCCCCTTCTAATCTCGTTGATCACCGAAGGAATTGCCCTGAACACGAATGGGAGTGTATATCATCCTGAG GGACAGTCTGAACCAGAGGTCTTTGGATCAGCAACAGAACGTGCCATTCTTAATTTCGGTGTCAAG TTAGGAATGAATTTTGACGAAATAAAGTCAAAATCAACAATTTTTCGCGTTTCACCTTTCAATTCAAGGAGAAAACGTAGAGGTGTTGCAGTCCAATTG CATGATTCTCAAGTCCGTGTTCATTGGAAAGGTGCTGCCAAGACTATTCTAGCTTCTTGCCAGTGGTACATGGACAAGGACAACATAGCAGCTATGGACCAAGAAAAA aggttttattttgaaaaaaccaTTGATGAAATGTCCAAAGAAGGATTGCGCTGTGCTGCCCTTGCCTACCGAAAATTTACTGACGGAGACATACCTGAAAGCAACCTCGTTCTATTGGCTATCATTGGTATAAAG GATTCTTGTCGGCCAGGCATAAGTCGGGCAATCCAACAATGTCGTAATGCTGGAGTAAAG GTGTGCATGGTGACAGGCGACGACCTTCTGACTGCCAAAGCAATAGCGATGCAGTGCGGGATACTGAGAGGAACCTTAGACGAGCCTGCGAATACAGCAATCTTAGCAAGCGAATTTGCTTCGATGTCAGAAGCAGACAGAGAAGAAATTGCTGAAAATATTGTA GTGATGGGTCGATCTTCTCCTGATGAAAACCTTCTTCTACTTGAAGCACTGAAAAAGAAGGGACACGTGGTTGCAGCAACTGGAAAGGGAATCCGTGATGCTCCGAGCCTGCGCCAG GCGAATATCAGTCTTGCAATGGGCATTGGGGGGACTGCAATTGTTAAAGAATGCTCTGATATCATTATATTGGAGGACAATTTTACTTCGATTGTCAAG GTCATCCAATGGGGACGTTTTTTATACACAAATGCTCAAAGATTTCTCCAGTTCCGGCTAACTGTCAACGCATCAGCTCTAATTATATGTGTTGTTGTGGCGGTTCATTCTCATGAAATTCCCCTAAACGTTGCGCAG CTTCTGTGGATTAATCTTCTCACTTTTACTTTTGGAGCATGGGCCTTGGCATCAGAACCACCAATGGACAACTTAATGCGAAGGCCTCCGGTTCGTAAAGG TGGAGCCAAGAGGATAACTTGGTTTTGCTCCTACTTATGTGAATTTCTGAAGTGGATGGAGAGAAAGAAGTCCAAGAAATTCCCTATAAGTAGGAGCAGAACCAA AGAACCCTTTATAACCAAACTCATGTGGGCGAAGTTTGTTGCACAG GTTTCTTTCCAAGTGAGTGCATTGCTTTACCTAAACTTTCGTGGAGAGAGTATACTAAAACTGGAGAACAAAAGTCTAGATCAAGCTAACAAAGTCAAGAACACAGTTATATTCAATTGCTTTGTCTTCTGCCAA GTATTTAACGAGGTTGAATGTCGAACTTCATACCAAGGAAATACATTCAGCGGGATCCTAAAGAACCATTTGTTCCTTGGAACAATTCTTTTAAATGTTATACTTCAG ATAATCGTGATAGAATGCCTTGGCATATTCTTTTACACAGCCAGGCTTAACTTGAAGCAGTGGCTGATCTCGATTGGAATCGGTTTTTTCAG TCAAGTCATTGGTCGTTTTCCTTTCCAAGCATTTCCTTACCTCCGGAACGAAGATCATATATAA